CAGATACGAGCGCCTGGTGCAGCTGCTGGAAGCGGCCCAGGAGAAGTGGGTGCAGGCGGACAGCGGGGGGAGGCCAGGCAGGGTGGTCAGCGGCCGGGCCACCCCAACCCCCCAACTCCTGACTCGTGTCCTCAGGGTTGACATCGCCAACCGCCTGGAGAAGAGCCTGCAGCAGGGCCGGGAGATGCTGGCCACGTATGAGACGCAGCTGGCCCAGGAGGACACAGTGCCCGAGAGTGGCCAGGCCCTGGACAGCAGGAGGCAGGAGCTGGCGGTGAGTGTGCAGACTCTGGGCCCCGGGAGCCCCTCGCTGAGCTGGGTATGGGCTCTAAGGGCCCCCATTCACCCCCGCCTCTGGACAATCGAGGGGCCCAAGGCCCAGGACAGCAAGTCTCTCCAGGTTTGGAATCCCAGCCGCACAAGGGGTTTGTGCAGCCTGCGGAAATCAGGTGCTGGGATCTTAAAATCAGGTATCAGCATAACCACCCCCACTCCCTGTTTCTCTGCAGGAGCAGACCTGCCCACCTGGGCCCAGGGGCCCGCCGGGCAGGTCAGCTGAGCAGAGGCAGCTCTGCCCCTCGCCCGGCACCTGCTGTTTTCATGGTGCCACTGGGCCACTCTAAGCACCAGTCTGTGAGCCCGTGAGAGGCCCCTTATTCATGAACCACCTCACAGAACCCTCGCCTTGTGGGACTCCCTCACCCGGGAGTCCAGGAAGCAGGCTCGGAGGGCAGAGCCTCCGCCGGGGGCACTTCAGTCCCTTCGCGGTGTCACCGGCCCGTGCTGTGAGCCGCAGGGTCTTAGAAGCGAGGTTTTTCCCAGGTGTTGTTCATTGTCACGAGACGGAAACTGTAGAAGTGACCACAGGTTTGAGGACCAACTCAGAGGCAAAGCCCTGGTCCCTGACCGGGCCAGGCCCACCACCCCCTCAAAGTGGGCGGCCCCAAGCCCTCTGGGCAGCACTGCCCCGGGCCCTGGAGCCCTTGGCCACGGCTCCCGCCACCTGCCTCTCCACCCCGCAGGCCATGGCCTCCGAGCTGCAGGCCCGGAAGGCCCTCCTCGGCGAGGTGCAGCGGAACCTGCAGGCTGCCAAGCAGTGCTCGGGCTCGCTGGCCAGCCGCTTCCAGGAGCACTGCCCGGACCTGGAGCGCCAGGAGGCTGAGGTGCAGAAGCTGTGCCACCGCTTCGACGGCCTCTGCCAGCAGGCGGAGCTCAGGTCGGGGGCCgcggggatggggagggtggtctCGGCGGCCTCGGCTTAGCTAGTCTGCCTGAGGCACCCAAGTGGGATTTCTACGGGCAGCACTGAAGGctgtttttcaaataattgtCGCTTTTTGGAAAAAAGCAATACACATACGAAATTTAAAAACCCAAACGGACCAAACCGCTCCCCCCCAAGATCAGTCCTGCTACCAGTTTCTTGTGCGTCCTTCCAAAGGCACTCTGTGCGAGCCGGGGTCGGTAGGAAATGTGGGAACACCCAGCGTGTCCTACTATTTCCCCATAGTGTATTTTCCTGGCCTGAACAATCAGGAAgtgctccctcctcctcttctgttttctggaagagggTCTGTGAAGACTGGGCATTACTCCCTTAAATGCGTGGTAGAATTCACCATGGAAGCCATCTGAGCCTGCAGTGTTTTGTAAGAAGGTTTTTAACTACAAATGCAACCTCTTTTATTAGAAATTTTGGACGATCTGGGTCATCTGATGCTTGAGCGGCTTCACAAGTTTGTGCCTTTCACATTGTACACCTTGTCAAGCTGTTGAGTTTTTGGCATGAAAcggttcataatattctcttatccTTGAATGTCTGTGAGATCTGAGGGAATGTCCTCGCTTTCATTCCTGACATCGTATCttcttttgttgtatttgttttctcCCCCCCTATGATTCTGTCTGGGGTTGATCACTGACTGTTTCAATGAACCAGCTTTGGTTGCAGTGGTCTTTCTcctgttttcctgtttcctgaTTCACTGACTTCTGCTCATTATTTCCCACGGTAGCTGCTTACATCAGGTTCAgttggctcttctttttcttaacttAGAAGCTTAGATTGTTGATCTGAGAGcctgcttggtttttttttttccctaatctaAGCATTGAAGTACCTCTCGCTAAGTACCGCTTTTGCTTTGTCCCACAAatgatgttttttattttcagtgagtTCCTAAGATTTCCACACCTCCCTTGTGATTTCTCCTTGGATCTGGGAGTTATTTAAGTCCTGGGATTCAGTGGGCATGCCCTCGGGCCCGCACACTCGGGGCTGCCTGCCTTTAACAGAGGCCGTGCAGTATTCCCACCCGATGTTCCGTAATTTACCTAACTGCTCCCCTTCCTGGCAAACGTCGCGCTGACTCCCAGTTCAGTTCCCTTTAGTAACCTCTAGAAAGGGACAGCAGGCAGCTCTCAGTGCGACCCGAGCGCTCAAAGGCCTGGCTGGCTTTGCCCCGCAGGGCCCAGAGCCTGCAGAGCGCCCGGGCCGAGCACGACGCCTTCTGCAGCGGCCGCGACCGCCTGCTTCAGTTCCTGTCCCACATCCCCAGCTACGAGCCCCAGGAGACAGACGGCCTCGGCCAGGTGGAGACCAAGCTGAACAACCAGAAGGTGAGCGGGCTGCGGGTCAGCAAGCCCCTTTGTGGATGGGCGCCTGGTCGCGGTCCTGGACCAGCGGGCTCCCAGCACCCGCGTCTCTGAGCTCGAGGACAGAGCCCACCTCACTGCTCCCTCCCCGGTTCCCTGCGTGGGGCCTGGCCTGCAGTGGACCCCCGCGCAGGTCTGCTAAATAAGCGGATCACTGCAGGGACACCGGGGAGCCCTCGTGGGGGGAAACCCATTTCCACAGCCCAGCGCCCCAGCTCCCCAGAAGACAGCAGGGCCCTGGGGTGAAGGACGAGGAATGGAAAAGCCAACAGCCTGGGCTCAAATCCTGCTCCCACCCTTGGAGCTATGCACCCACAGGCCAGGCACTGCACCGCACTGGAAGTGAGGATGGTGCTCACCTCAAAGGATGTGGGGAGAGTCAGGGAGATAATCTCAGAAAGACACGTGCTTAGCCTTAGCACCGTGCCTGACACCTCCATGCACTCAGTAAACACTGCCTTCCTGGCAAGGTCCGTGACCTCCTTGGCCCTTCTTCACAGGCCCTTAGAACCACCTTTTGGAACCAACAGATGTAAACAAGGAAGCTCCTCATTATACTCTGTGCTACAGAAGAATTCCAGACTCTAAGGAATTCAGCTACTCTATCTaggtttaggatttttttttttcttcaagtttttatttttgaagtctcTGTTGTTGTGCAGAACCTGCTAGATGAAATAGCAAGAAGGGAAGAGGAAGTGCAGAAAGTCCACACGCACTCCCAGCAGTACCAGCAGGCTGTCAAGGTGAGATGCGACAACCCCGGCCCGGATGGTGGGCAGCAGGGCCTCTCCCCCACCATCCCTCCCCGCTCTGGGCTGGGCCATGGGGGTGTCCTCAGGCATGGCTGGTGGCCGTGCAAACCAGCACCACCCTTTGGGAAACAAGATGGCACCAGGCATCAAATATCAGAAGGGTTTTCTACTGTTTAAAGCAGTAACTGGGGGAATTTATCATAAcggaaaagatatgaaaaaaacgATAATGTGGGATTAACAAaatcactataaaataaaaaattatttacagtagccaaagaGACAAAatagaagtaacctaaatgtccaacataAGCAGAGGAACAGCTAGGAAATTATCATCCAGCCACTTGACGGATGTTTAAGTCACCAAACTGAGCATACAGGAGGACTAGGACAGGGCGGCCTGGAAAAAAGCTTACGGTGTAGAGTGAAATGAAGACAGCAGGATGccacattctccaggccaggggcGGCCTGGAGGAAGGGAGTGCGCTTTGGGGACGAAGGGGTTTGCGGCCCCGTTTTCTCTTGTCTTGCATGTCGTCCAGGGATGTGGTTGTGTGCCATTGATGGAGTGACAGTTCTCCAAACCTCCTGATGGTCAGAGCAGGGTACGGCTGAGCGGAAGACCTCCGCAGTCAGCCGGAAGGGGCACGGGAACACTTTGGTCTCATCTGCTCTGGTCTGCCCTTTGCCACGTCTCTCTCACCCAGGACTACGAGTTGGAAGCAGAAAAACTCAGGTCCCTCCTCGACTTGGAGAATGGAAGGAACAGCCACGTGAGCAAGCGGGCCAGGCTGCAGTCCCCTGCCGCCAAAGTGAGGGAAGAGGTGAGCTCCGCAGGCCCGGCCTCCTGGGgctcccttcctccagggaacaTGGCACGCAGGCCTCAGAGGGGCACGCGCAGTGGTAAATGGGGCTGGGGGCCCTCCTGGGGGCCAACAGGCTCAGTGGGAGAAGACGATGAACTTATTCTGGGCCGGTGACAGTGACGTGCCTGGAAAGACAGCCTGCTAGGCGTCATGGCTGGGGCGGTTCCCCGTGCTCCCCGCCGAGTGGGTCCGCACACACGGGGGGCTGACATTACCTGTACACGAGTGCCTTAAGGCTCACAGACAGACCTGCTCAAAGTCCCGGGGGGTTCAGGCTTCTGACTCTAAATCCAGTTTTCTCTCTCACAGCTGAGACTAGCAGAACTCCaggtaggaagtggcaactcTCCTTGGCATCTCTCCCCAGATGCCAGGTTTTTTTCGAACACCTTGCTCAGCTTGCTGATTCCTGTCTGTCTGCTCTCCTGTAGGAAGCGGCTCTTGCTGCCAAGTTCACAGAAGTTAATGCCATCAACAGACAGAGGCTGCAGAACCTGGAGTTTGCACTGATCCTCCTGAGACAGGTAATGGGTCTCAGGAAGGCATCCTACTGAAAACTGTCCCAACAGCTAAGACGCTAGGCTCGCTCTGCCTCAGAGAAACAGAGGTGGCCAGGGGGTGTGGCCCCTTGCCAACAGGGCAGGGCAGCGCCAGTGCCATGCCCACGTCCCCCCACGTCCCCGTGGGCATGAGTCCAGCCTAAGTGGCCTGTCCCGCAAACATTTGCTGAGTACCCAGTAAAAGGTAACTTACTTCTAAAACTCGAAAATGTTGACAACAACATTGAGAGACACTGGAAGTGACTCAGTGTTCATCAGCAGCGCCTGGCTGACTGGGCCACTGTCCACACAAGGGAAAACGATCAAACTGTCGTACGATGAGGTGGTCTTCTCTGGCCGCTGTGGAGTCTCTCATAAGCGCCATCAACAGGGCGCATGCAGATGGGGGGCCACCATTCGTGTGGAAAAGATAAATACACGTCGCGCACAAAAATACATGTGTGACAAAGGTGACTGTGTCCTGTAGGATACGGgctgccctgggggctcagatggtaaagaatctgcccgcaatgcgggagacctgggttcgatccctgggttgggaagatcccctggaggaggacatggcaacccactccagtattcttgcctggagaatccccgtggacagaggagcctggcgggctgcagtccacggggtcgcaaagagtcggacacgactgagtgactaagcgcagcacagcacatcCTATAGGAACAGGACCGGAAGAGACGGGTGGCCGTCACGTCGTACTCTTCTGTGGCTTTAAGATATTTTCCCAGATGCGTTTAAGCTAGTGGTTTTACCAATTTCAAAAGGAAGCCCAGGGCTCTAGTGGCCCCGACACTGAgcacggggtgggggggtggtgtccCTTGGGGACCGCAAGACAAGCAGTGTGACCCTTGGCGGGTGGCAAGACGGGGACCAGCTGCATGGAGTCCGGCGCTAACCCTGCGTGGTCTCCCCCTTCCCAGCAGCCGGAGGCAGGTGCGAGCCAGGAGGCCCTGCCCGGGAGCAAGCCGGGCCCCGGAGCGGAGGAGACGTGGAAGATTCAGAAGGAGCTAGATGAGGAGACGGAGCGGCGGCAGCAGCTGGAGCATGAGGTCCGGAGCGCCCAGGAGGAGATCCGGGCCCTGCGGAGCCAGAGTCCGCAGGAGGCGGTGGTGACCAAGGAGGTGCTCAGGAAGGTGCCAGACCCGGCGCTGGAGGAGAGCTTCCAGCAGGCGCAGCAGACCCTGGCCGAGGAGCAGCGCAAGAACCGGCTGCTGCAGGGGGAGGTGGAGGCGCTGCGGCTGCGGCTGCgcgccctggaggaggaggcccgGGCCGGGGGCCAGGAGTATGTGGTCAAGGAGGTGCTGCGCATCGAGCCGGACCGGGCCCAGGCCGACGAGGTCCTGAGGCTGCGGGGGGAGCTGGAGGCGCTGCGGCGGCAGAAGGGCGCCCGCGAAGCAGAGGCGCTCCTCCTGCAGCAGCGCGTGGCCGCCCTGGCCGAGGAGAAGCAGCGGGCGCGGGAGATGGTCACGGAGAAGGAGGTGGTCAAGGTGCACAATGACCCCCAGCTGGAGGCCGAGTTCCGGCAGCTGCAGGAGGACCAGCGGCGGGAGCAGGGGCTCCgggagaagcaggaggaggagctgggcttCCTGCAGGACAAGCTCAAAAGGCTGGAGAAGGAGCGGGCCATGGCCGAGGGCAAGATCACTGTCAAGGAGGTGCTCAAGGTGGAGAAGGACGCAGCGGCCGAGCGGGAGGTGGGCGCCCTCCAGCGCCGGTACGAGGATGAGGCCGCCAGGGCCCGCGCCAGCCAGAGGGAGAAGACAGAGTTGCTTCGGAAGATctgggccctggaggaggagaacgCCAAGGTGGTTGTGCAGGAGAAGGTGCGCGAGATTGTCCGGCCTGACCCCAAGGCTGAAAGCGAGGTGGCCAACCTCCGCCTGGAGCTGGTGGAGCAGGAGCGCAAGTACCGGGGCGCCGAGGAGCAGCTCAAGAGCTACCAGAGCGAGCTGGAGGCGCTTCGGAGGCGGGGCCCCCAGGTGGAGGTCAAGGAGGTGACCAAGGAGGTCATCAAGTACACGACGGACCCGGAGACGGAGAAAGAGCTCCATAGGCTCAGGGAGGAGATCGTGGACAAGACCCGCCTCATCGAGAGGTGTGACCTGGAGATCTACCAGCTGAAGCAGGAGATCCAGTCCCTCAAAGAGGCCAAGCCCCAGGTGCAGACCAAGGAGGTGGTCCAGGAGATCTTGCAGTTCCAGGAAGACCCCCAGACCAAAGAGGAAGTGGCGGCCCTGAGGGCCCGGCTGGCCGAGGAACACAAGAAGCAGGTGGACCTGGAGCGGGAGCGGGCGTCCCAGGAGGAGAAGATccgggagaaggaggaggagctggccCGGGGGAAGGAGGTGGTGGTGCAGCAGGAGGTGGTCAGGTACGAGGAGGAGCCGGGCCTCCGGGCCGAGGTGAGCGCCTTCACCGAGAGCATTGACGCGGAGCTGCGGCAGATCGACAGCCTCCGCGGTGAGCTGCGGCGGCTGCAGCGCCGGCGGGCGGAGCTGGAGCGCCAGCTGGGGGAGCTGGAGCGCGAGCGGCAGGCGCGGCACGCGGCCGAGCTGGAGGTGCGGCGCCTCAGGCAGCGGCTGGCGCAGCTGGAGGCGCAGGAGGGCGAGGCCCGCGAGAAGGTGACCCTCACGCAGAAGGTGGTGCTGCAGCAGGACCCCCAGCAGGCCCGGGAGCACGCCCTGCTGGCCCGGCAGCTGGAGGAAGAGCGGCTCCGCCGGCAGGGCCTGGAGCACGAGCTGGAGGCCCTGAAGCAGCAGCTGGAGCGCCTGGAGAAGATGGAGGTCAAGGAGAAGGTGGTCTTCTCGGAGAGCGTCCAGGTGGACAAAGGCGACACCGAGCAGGagatccagaggctcaggggCAGTCTGGAGGCCGAGAGCCGCGGCAAGAGGGAGCTGGATGCCGAGGTGAGCCGGCTGGAGGCCAAGCTGTCGGAGCTGGAGTTCTGCAACTCCAAGTCATCCAAAGAGCTGGACTTCCTGAGGGAGGAGAACCACAAGCTGCAGCTGGAGCGGCAGAGCCTGCAGCTCGAGGCCCGCAGGCTGCAGTCGGAGATCGAGATGGCCGCGGCCGAGGCGCAGGGCCTAAGAAGCCTGCCCGCGACGGCTGGGGCCGACCCCGGGGCGCAGCTCGACTCGCGCCTGCGGTCCCTGGAGCGGGAGCTGGACGACCTCAGGAGGCTCTCCAGGGACAAAGACCAGGAGATCGAGGAGCTGCAGCGGCGCCTGGGCTCCGTGGCCGTCAAGCGGGAGCAGAGGGAGAACCACTTGCGGCGCTCCATCGTGGTCATCGACCCTGACTCGGGCCGCGAGC
The sequence above is drawn from the Cervus canadensis isolate Bull #8, Minnesota chromosome 32, ASM1932006v1, whole genome shotgun sequence genome and encodes:
- the PPL gene encoding periplakin isoform X2; the protein is MNSLFRKRNKGKYSPTVRTRSVSNKELSELIEQLQKNADQVERNIVDTEAKMQSDLARLQEGRQPEYRDVALQKVSDSEKLLYVLEADAAIAKHMKHPQGDMIAEDIRQLKERVTNLRGKHKQIYNLVVKEVDPQVNWEALVEEKLDKLSSQSFGTDLPLVDQQVEQHNIFHNEVKAIGPHLAKEQNSELQAKYQKLLAASQARQRHLSSLQDYMQRCTNELYWLDQQARGRIQYDWSDRNLSYPSRRRQYENFIHRNLEAKEERINKLHSEGDQLLAAEHPGRNSIEAHMEAVHADWKEYLNLLICEESHLKYMEDYHQFHKDMKDAQELLRKVDSDLNQKYSPDFKDRYQIELLLRELDDQEKALDKYEQVVRGLQKRGQQVVPLKFRRETPLKPIPVEALCDFECDQGLISRGYSYTLQKNNGESWDLTDSAGNELTAPAVCFMIPPTDPEALALADSLGSQYQSLRQKAAGSRKALQQRHEVLKAESSGDASDLQGRQLLASLDKVASDLDRQEKAITAILRPPLEQGRAVQDSAERAKDLKNITNELLRIEPEKARSTAEGEAFVRALPDSGSTALLRTRVEDTQRRYERLVQLLEAAQEKVDIANRLEKSLQQGREMLATYETQLAQEDTVPESGQALDSRRQELAAMASELQARKALLGEVQRNLQAAKQCSGSLASRFQEHCPDLERQEAEVQKLCHRFDGLCQQAELRAQSLQSARAEHDAFCSGRDRLLQFLSHIPSYEPQETDGLGQVETKLNNQKNLLDEIARREEEVQKVHTHSQQYQQAVKDYELEAEKLRSLLDLENGRNSHVSKRARLQSPAAKVREEEAALAAKFTEVNAINRQRLQNLEFALILLRQQPEAGASQEALPGSKPGPGAEETWKIQKELDEETERRQQLEHEVRSAQEEIRALRSQSPQEAVVTKEVLRKVPDPALEESFQQAQQTLAEEQRKNRLLQGEVEALRLRLRALEEEARAGGQEYVVKEVLRIEPDRAQADEVLRLRGELEALRRQKGAREAEALLLQQRVAALAEEKQRAREMVTEKEVVKVHNDPQLEAEFRQLQEDQRREQGLREKQEEELGFLQDKLKRLEKERAMAEGKITVKEVLKVEKDAAAEREVGALQRRYEDEAARARASQREKTELLRKIWALEEENAKVVVQEKVREIVRPDPKAESEVANLRLELVEQERKYRGAEEQLKSYQSELEALRRRGPQVEVKEVTKEVIKYTTDPETEKELHRLREEIVDKTRLIERCDLEIYQLKQEIQSLKEAKPQVQTKEVVQEILQFQEDPQTKEEVAALRARLAEEHKKQVDLERERASQEEKIREKEEELARGKEVVVQQEVVRYEEEPGLRAEVSAFTESIDAELRQIDSLRGELRRLQRRRAELERQLGELERERQARHAAELEVRRLRQRLAQLEAQEGEAREKVTLTQKVVLQQDPQQAREHALLARQLEEERLRRQGLEHELEALKQQLERLEKMEVKEKVVFSESVQVDKGDTEQEIQRLRGSLEAESRGKRELDAEVSRLEAKLSELEFCNSKSSKELDFLREENHKLQLERQSLQLEARRLQSEIEMAAAEAQGLRSLPATAGADPGAQLDSRLRSLERELDDLRRLSRDKDQEIEELQRRLGSVAVKREQRENHLRRSIVVIDPDSGRELSPEEAHRAGLIDWNMFVKLRSQECDWEEISVKGPGGESSVIHDRKSGKKFSIEEALQSGRLTPAQYDRYVNKSMSIQELAVLVSGQK
- the PPL gene encoding periplakin isoform X1 — translated: MGAGNVPPAGGLPGTCHSELQSPPTSACVSNKELSELIEQLQKNADQVERNIVDTEAKMQSDLARLQEGRQPEYRDVALQKVSDSEKLLYVLEADAAIAKHMKHPQGDMIAEDIRQLKERVTNLRGKHKQIYNLVVKEVDPQVNWEALVEEKLDKLSSQSFGTDLPLVDQQVEQHNIFHNEVKAIGPHLAKEQNSELQAKYQKLLAASQARQRHLSSLQDYMQRCTNELYWLDQQARGRIQYDWSDRNLSYPSRRRQYENFIHRNLEAKEERINKLHSEGDQLLAAEHPGRNSIEAHMEAVHADWKEYLNLLICEESHLKYMEDYHQFHKDMKDAQELLRKVDSDLNQKYSPDFKDRYQIELLLRELDDQEKALDKYEQVVRGLQKRGQQVVPLKFRRETPLKPIPVEALCDFECDQGLISRGYSYTLQKNNGESWDLTDSAGNELTAPAVCFMIPPTDPEALALADSLGSQYQSLRQKAAGSRKALQQRHEVLKAESSGDASDLQGRQLLASLDKVASDLDRQEKAITAILRPPLEQGRAVQDSAERAKDLKNITNELLRIEPEKARSTAEGEAFVRALPDSGSTALLRTRVEDTQRRYERLVQLLEAAQEKVDIANRLEKSLQQGREMLATYETQLAQEDTVPESGQALDSRRQELAAMASELQARKALLGEVQRNLQAAKQCSGSLASRFQEHCPDLERQEAEVQKLCHRFDGLCQQAELRAQSLQSARAEHDAFCSGRDRLLQFLSHIPSYEPQETDGLGQVETKLNNQKNLLDEIARREEEVQKVHTHSQQYQQAVKDYELEAEKLRSLLDLENGRNSHVSKRARLQSPAAKVREEEAALAAKFTEVNAINRQRLQNLEFALILLRQQPEAGASQEALPGSKPGPGAEETWKIQKELDEETERRQQLEHEVRSAQEEIRALRSQSPQEAVVTKEVLRKVPDPALEESFQQAQQTLAEEQRKNRLLQGEVEALRLRLRALEEEARAGGQEYVVKEVLRIEPDRAQADEVLRLRGELEALRRQKGAREAEALLLQQRVAALAEEKQRAREMVTEKEVVKVHNDPQLEAEFRQLQEDQRREQGLREKQEEELGFLQDKLKRLEKERAMAEGKITVKEVLKVEKDAAAEREVGALQRRYEDEAARARASQREKTELLRKIWALEEENAKVVVQEKVREIVRPDPKAESEVANLRLELVEQERKYRGAEEQLKSYQSELEALRRRGPQVEVKEVTKEVIKYTTDPETEKELHRLREEIVDKTRLIERCDLEIYQLKQEIQSLKEAKPQVQTKEVVQEILQFQEDPQTKEEVAALRARLAEEHKKQVDLERERASQEEKIREKEEELARGKEVVVQQEVVRYEEEPGLRAEVSAFTESIDAELRQIDSLRGELRRLQRRRAELERQLGELERERQARHAAELEVRRLRQRLAQLEAQEGEAREKVTLTQKVVLQQDPQQAREHALLARQLEEERLRRQGLEHELEALKQQLERLEKMEVKEKVVFSESVQVDKGDTEQEIQRLRGSLEAESRGKRELDAEVSRLEAKLSELEFCNSKSSKELDFLREENHKLQLERQSLQLEARRLQSEIEMAAAEAQGLRSLPATAGADPGAQLDSRLRSLERELDDLRRLSRDKDQEIEELQRRLGSVAVKREQRENHLRRSIVVIDPDSGRELSPEEAHRAGLIDWNMFVKLRSQECDWEEISVKGPGGESSVIHDRKSGKKFSIEEALQSGRLTPAQYDRYVNKSMSIQELAVLVSGQK